The following proteins are encoded in a genomic region of Candidatus Zixiibacteriota bacterium:
- a CDS encoding helix-turn-helix domain-containing protein: protein MKSPGIPGRFRVTTVPSVTSIRRKTGLSQARFAQLLGVSVRTLQDWEQGRRAPSGAAKTLLMIAEKNPRALLEVA, encoded by the coding sequence ATGAAGTCTCCGGGAATCCCGGGGCGGTTCAGAGTGACTACGGTTCCGAGTGTTACCAGCATCCGCCGGAAAACTGGTCTATCCCAGGCGAGGTTTGCGCAACTCCTCGGTGTATCAGTCCGGACACTGCAGGACTGGGAGCAGGGTCGTCGTGCTCCATCCGGGGCAGCCAAGACGCTTCTTATGATTGCCGAAAAGAATCCGCGAGCACTTCTTGAGGTCG